A section of the Cylindrospermum stagnale PCC 7417 genome encodes:
- the cmr1 gene encoding type III-B CRISPR module RAMP protein Cmr1 has product MEVKIQTLTPIWTGGIEAGKCDLIHETGLLGSLRWWMEVLVRGLGGVVCDPTAEKSQDRSSLDTQKFNAKKYRELQDEVERRKYLRDAGLCDVSQIFGATGWKRRFRLEVQEVQVSDATIQHPITASRSYLGMKRPPTWYFPDPTKKDVKPQPPNTPITGSFIIKIQSLNPDFKPEIIGGLIQFIADWSALGARPQMGFGVIEIEGDRINTQPLYNWLIATNGSQLYPDIPALQNIFLAQIQPKDLTSSFKEQDTFNLKYDLRKLFRTENDPIQRKSAHKSLVLKKDSDKDLRHFIMGTVEDERMAAKIKISRPYDNEKLIRVWGWIPEEAAVYKNGWDREKIVNDIYKHLEAKYTLHIWREMNSTRDTKTPLISEAKLFLHSLLQLQEGNYAV; this is encoded by the coding sequence ATGGAAGTAAAAATTCAGACTCTCACTCCAATCTGGACAGGTGGCATTGAGGCTGGGAAGTGCGATCTCATTCACGAAACTGGACTGCTTGGTAGTCTACGCTGGTGGATGGAAGTATTGGTACGAGGTTTAGGGGGTGTGGTGTGCGATCCTACGGCTGAAAAATCACAAGATCGCAGTAGCCTAGATACTCAAAAATTTAATGCTAAGAAGTATCGTGAATTGCAAGATGAAGTTGAGCGACGTAAATACTTACGCGATGCGGGACTTTGCGATGTCTCGCAAATTTTTGGCGCGACTGGATGGAAACGACGATTTCGGTTGGAAGTTCAGGAAGTTCAAGTATCTGATGCAACAATTCAGCATCCCATAACAGCAAGCCGCAGTTATTTAGGTATGAAGCGGCCACCAACTTGGTATTTCCCAGATCCAACAAAAAAAGACGTTAAACCTCAGCCTCCAAATACTCCAATAACTGGCTCTTTTATTATTAAAATTCAAAGCTTAAATCCAGACTTTAAGCCAGAAATTATTGGTGGATTAATTCAATTCATTGCTGATTGGTCAGCATTAGGAGCGCGTCCCCAAATGGGTTTTGGTGTAATTGAGATTGAGGGCGATCGCATCAATACTCAACCTCTATATAATTGGCTCATTGCCACAAATGGAAGTCAACTTTATCCAGATATACCTGCACTACAAAACATCTTTCTAGCACAAATTCAACCGAAGGATTTAACTTCTTCGTTTAAAGAGCAAGATACCTTTAACTTGAAGTATGACCTCCGAAAACTTTTCAGAACAGAGAACGATCCCATTCAGAGGAAGAGTGCACATAAAAGTCTAGTGCTTAAAAAAGATAGTGATAAAGATTTACGCCACTTCATCATGGGTACGGTGGAGGATGAGCGAATGGCTGCCAAAATCAAAATTTCCCGTCCCTATGACAATGAAAAGCTGATTCGTGTGTGGGGCTGGATTCCTGAAGAAGCAGCGGTTTACAAAAATGGATGGGATAGAGAAAAGATCGTAAATGATATTTATAAACACCTCGAAGCAAAGTATACCTTGCATATCTGGCGTGAAATGAATTCAACGAGAGATACTAAAACACCACTCATAAGTGAGGCAAAGTTATTTCTGCATAGCCTGTTGCAATTACAGGAAGGCAATTATGCAGTATGA
- a CDS encoding prokaryotic E2 ligase family D protein: MEQSSGLTNILPRLNVSAISHSIINQTTHGEILAHLLFLPGQYLLVYKEGEATTYKFISPAALREAFVAEPIDSGYLPPNTVRWGRCYKGEWLVQFYPPQSCCISLENTTLTVPMPGLVFAGCDRKYWIWAVKKFDLNSPIFHAPLPNIMENGSICFGGNSVPNCSAAHIMQVWQLFWHSPFNQDLVQGKSKSYRENVRSHLQQLHNSNAKKYPTRDLVPWGNKTITTAIEEIIS, encoded by the coding sequence ATGGAACAAAGCTCAGGATTAACTAATATCTTACCTCGGCTCAATGTCAGTGCTATCTCACATTCAATTATCAACCAAACTACTCATGGAGAAATACTGGCACATCTGTTATTTCTGCCAGGTCAATATCTTCTAGTTTATAAGGAGGGAGAAGCTACCACCTACAAATTTATTTCTCCCGCAGCCTTAAGAGAAGCATTTGTTGCTGAACCCATTGACTCAGGTTATTTACCACCAAATACCGTGAGGTGGGGAAGATGTTACAAAGGAGAATGGTTAGTGCAGTTTTATCCACCACAAAGTTGTTGCATTTCCTTAGAAAATACAACTTTAACAGTACCTATGCCGGGGTTAGTATTTGCAGGATGCGATCGCAAATATTGGATTTGGGCAGTCAAGAAATTTGACCTCAATTCTCCCATATTTCATGCACCATTACCAAACATTATGGAAAATGGTTCTATATGTTTTGGGGGAAACTCTGTTCCCAATTGTTCCGCTGCTCACATCATGCAGGTATGGCAGTTGTTTTGGCATAGTCCTTTTAATCAAGATTTGGTGCAGGGTAAATCCAAATCCTACCGCGAAAATGTGCGATCGCATCTCCAACAACTACACAACAGCAATGCCAAAAAATACCCAACACGGGATTTAGTGCCCTGGGGTAACAAAACTATCACCACTGCAATTGAAGAAATTATCTCATGA
- a CDS encoding bifunctional DNA primase/polymerase, whose product MLPQHWPIIPTQGKRPLGYQWEQHPWSPQALLNELQQYEKVPVRNRHHGFYKITPTGIGLLCGQNSQEFLIAIDCDGYSAHAAIIAHQPLPTTVTFTSGRPGRAQYLLKLPGNTHPKLKSRKITTAPGEVLEFRGTNLPSILPPSIHPETGYYRWLSGCRPDQIEVAIAPSWVIEEMSQPAKPPKTEYNKHNSSGATTPRTQPNPPFTDGDVETALLLLGIIHPRFADNYDSWVKVGMALKSVNPNLLSAWDAWSQLSPKYTPGECEYKWQSFRKLGVTIMILHRLANLS is encoded by the coding sequence ATACTCCCCCAACACTGGCCTATCATCCCAACTCAGGGAAAAAGACCATTAGGATATCAATGGGAACAACATCCTTGGTCTCCTCAAGCATTGCTGAACGAACTACAGCAATATGAAAAAGTCCCAGTCAGAAACCGACATCACGGTTTTTACAAAATAACCCCCACAGGTATTGGTCTACTTTGTGGTCAAAACTCCCAGGAATTTTTAATCGCCATAGACTGTGATGGATATAGCGCCCATGCAGCAATTATCGCTCATCAACCACTACCCACCACAGTTACATTTACATCAGGACGACCAGGAAGGGCGCAATATTTACTGAAATTGCCAGGTAATACTCACCCTAAACTCAAATCCCGCAAAATCACCACCGCCCCCGGTGAAGTTTTAGAGTTTAGAGGTACTAACTTACCATCAATTCTTCCCCCCAGCATTCATCCAGAAACAGGTTATTATCGTTGGCTGAGTGGTTGTCGTCCTGATCAAATCGAAGTAGCGATCGCACCATCTTGGGTAATTGAGGAGATGTCGCAACCTGCAAAACCACCGAAAACAGAGTACAACAAACATAATTCCTCTGGTGCGACCACACCGCGAACACAACCAAATCCACCATTTACAGATGGAGATGTGGAGACAGCACTGCTACTACTAGGAATAATTCATCCTCGCTTTGCAGATAACTATGATTCATGGGTCAAAGTGGGAATGGCTTTGAAATCGGTTAATCCAAACCTACTTTCTGCTTGGGATGCATGGAGTCAACTATCACCTAAATATACACCTGGAGAGTGCGAATACAAGTGGCAATCCTTTAGAAAATTGGGGGTTACTATTATGATTTTGCATCGGTTAGCCAATCTTTCTTAA
- a CDS encoding Mov34/MPN/PAD-1 family protein, producing MIIPALINYQFATSTTLPPIAGKMMEYWVAGNGVFVRAARQGLSACIPVNQCSIRGLPHLTPYFHLQYPLVPASLVLKMLQKSQAVGCQEILFYLCFTDGEWHLHIPEQTATFTSVTPVEATSLFYETAMIEVHSHHSMSAQFSATDDEEESGKFRIFAVLGEIFTNSHICVRLGAYSHFWQIPANWIFELPSCLTDVMP from the coding sequence ATGATAATACCCGCACTCATCAATTACCAATTTGCCACCAGCACCACCCTACCACCAATCGCAGGCAAGATGATGGAATACTGGGTGGCCGGGAATGGAGTATTTGTTCGTGCTGCACGTCAGGGATTATCTGCCTGCATTCCTGTCAACCAATGCAGCATTCGTGGTTTACCCCATCTCACACCCTACTTTCACCTGCAATATCCACTGGTTCCTGCCAGCTTAGTTCTGAAAATGTTACAAAAATCCCAGGCTGTGGGGTGTCAAGAAATCCTTTTTTACCTCTGCTTCACTGATGGAGAGTGGCATCTGCATATCCCAGAGCAAACTGCGACATTTACCAGTGTAACTCCAGTTGAGGCAACCAGCTTATTTTATGAGACTGCCATGATTGAGGTACACAGCCACCACAGCATGAGCGCACAATTCTCCGCAACAGATGACGAGGAAGAATCTGGAAAATTCAGAATTTTTGCTGTTTTGGGGGAAATCTTTACTAATTCCCATATCTGCGTGCGGTTGGGTGCATACAGCCACTTTTGGCAAATCCCTGCTAACTGGATATTTGAGTTACCAAGCTGTCTCACAGATGTTATGCCATGA